GTCTTGCTGGCGCGGTGGATGAGGGTGACGTGGAAGGTGGGCTGGACACGGCGCGAGTTGACGAGATGATGGTACAGGCGTGCCTTTTCTGGAGGTGTGGAGGGTGGGAAGAGCGAATGTAGGAGAGTGGTCACTTCGGCGGTTGGGATAGATATGCAGAAATATTCGATCTTCTGGGCTAGGGCTTCGGGGCTTGGGGTGGGTTCCTGGGGCTGGGCGTGTGCTGCGGTCGACGCACCGTCATTCTGACCCTTGTTCTTATTCAAATTCTGTCTCGGCTTCGATGAACCGTAGCTGTAGCTGAGGTCAAGTTGGACATGGTATTCCGTCATCGCCCAGGTAACAGCATCGTCGAGTTCCTGCGACGTGGGAACCCGCCGCAGAAGGTCCGGGTAGAATGAATGCAGCGCGTTCACCACAGTTTCGAGATTCTCTCGTGAAGATGCGGCAACATCCAAGTCGATCACATGGTCAAATCCGCTGTCGGGTTCACGCTCCCTGTTAATACCTTCAAATCGCTTCAGGAAACCTTCCATAATGCCGACAATCTCATCCGAGTTCTTCGTTCCGGCGCGGATGGTCTGATGATTATCTCCTCGCTCTAAGACGCGTTTGCGTGTAACCTCTCTGATCGAAGGAAGTAAAACGTCTTTTGGTTCGTGAACGTAGTGGAGAGCTACAAACCGTGCGCCCGGAATCCCAGGGAGTATATCTTCCATGAGctgctctctctctcgcCTCTGATGGTTGTTGCGGTCCGCTATCACAACTGGTTTGTCCGCGAGGAGATTGGCGATTTCGAATGCGAACCGCTTCGGTTTGTTCTTTTGCTTGGGAATGTTATCGTTCTGAACATGGCCCCAGCCAAAAAGCTTGGTTAGAGCGAGAGCCAAGGTTGTTTTTCCACAGCCGAGCGAAGCGATGGGTGCTAGAATGACGTCTCGGGTCACTTCATCAGGTTTCCCGGCTTCCATCGCGATGATATCCGATCCCTTTAAGCCTCTCTCCTTGAGAAAACCTTCTCGCATGGAGATGATTCCATGATTCTGTTTATAGAGATCGCCCAGCTTGGGATTCTGGGACAGCTGCCTCCGAGCATAATGAAGATACTCTTCGGTAATTTTCTGGTGCTTTCTAATGTTCGGAAACTTCCCGGCAATGATCGCTTTGGTACATTCACGCCACTGTCGATACATCAGGTATGGCTCCTCAAATTTATACTTGAAGAACCAATCCCTGTACGGGCCTCCGCCTTCGCCTAGCTGGCACCGGATGACAAACCCCTCCGTCTCACGGCCATCCCAAGTGCCGGTCTCAGCGCAGTGATCTAGGAACTTCTTGACCGAATGGATGTCATCGTATACGAGGTATTTGGCCTTTTTGAAACCCCATGTATCTGCAAAGTTATGTACTTCTGAGCTCGGCAATGTCGCGAACTGTGGCACGTTGAAATTGAGCCCATGAAGATATATTCCTGCAGCTGCCGGATCGTAGGCAAGAACATGCTCCTCAAAGCTGTCGTCGCAGAGCTCTCCAACAGCGGTAAGGTTCAGCCTGCGCAACTCTCTGGCCAAATCCTTGACGGATTTCCCTGTGGAAGCAACATGACGCTCGACCCACTTTTCTCCGGCTTGGGCGTGGCTCAGGTTGGTGTCCTGTCGAACGCCAGTCGAATGCTTGCTACAAACGAGCAAGGAGCCGTCCTCCAGGCCGGAGATGAAGATAATACATCCGTTCTCCTTCACACTGAGCTCATAGGGGCCTCTTGTGTTTGTCTCGATATTTTGCCACTTGGTAGTAGGTACTTCATCGACATTGAAGAACTTGTCGTAACCGCGCACTACAATCTCGGGAGTGCCGTCTTTCCTCTTGCTCGTGAACAGACCCCGGGCATAGGTCGGAAGATTGCTCCGTTTGTAGTCCCAGTCCATAAACCTCCACGAGTCAACTGAGATATTATCTGAGCCTGCCACGGCGAAAGTAGATTTCTTGCAAGTAAATGTTCTCTTTCCTTCGCTTCTATTCTTCTTACTGGAGGCCTCCAGGGCTCCGACCAGATGCGCAACTTCCTGAGGATCCTGTTGAACCATATTGAAATTGTTCACTATAGAGATGCACCAGAATGATTGCAAGGTGTAGCTGTGTACAATGGTGATTCTTTTCAAGAGggaaaggaggaggaattgaagagaaaggaagcaAGGACGACTAATGCCAGGATGATTGGAGGGAGAGTGTGAATGAAGCTTCGTTTAAAACACCCCTTAACGTCAGGAAATTGAGAGATTGTCCTTGTCTTGTGCTCGAGAAGAAGCTTTGCAATGTCTGCCTGAATTATATGAGTCAACTGTGATTgttgtggaagaggaaaatcagACGACGCCAAAAAAGAATGAGTGAGATCATACCAATGTCTGATTTGCGGGGCATCAGAGGTGAAAgggaaataaaaaaaaaatcatatATCACCGCCCGACTTTATCAACACCAGCCGCTCAATactcttttcttctggttAGCAACTTGGTACACCCAGTACCGTTGCCATCTGTACTATCAGGTACGAAATTTCGAATGATTTAGTCGTCTCTGTGCGGTCTGGACTCGACCCTTATTTGGTTGACTCATTTGTAGGCCCAGATCTGTTGCTTTTGTACAGCCACGATGACTCAACCGAATCCCTACATTCTGGCCGCCGAAAACCCTTCCGCCCTATTGACTCTTTTGCGCTCGAATCCAGCCATCGCATCCTGTCAAGATGAACACGGATACTCTCTCTTGCACGCCGCAGCTTCGTATGGCCATGCTGACCTCCTACGCGCACTTGTCGGGGAGTTCAATGTGGACGTCAACCTtctcgatgaggatggcgagACGTGCCTTTTCGTGACGGAGAATGCTGACATCGCCAAGTGTCTCGTTGAGGAGCTAGGTGTGGATTATAATAAACGGAACGATGAAGGGTTAACGGCGCAGGAGACCATTGAGAGCGACGGCGCATTTCCCGATGTCGCAGCATACCTCGCAAAAGTTATGGGCATATCTCCATCAGCACCTGCAGGCTCGTCATTAGATGCCTTGaatgctcctcctccgttgCCGCCGAATATCAGAGTCAACCTAGGAACAGTatcggaggaggaagcgaGCGCAGGGACGGACCAGGTTGACCCAGAGTTCAAACGCCGGATTGACGAGCTCGCCGCGCGAGAAGACTTCCACAGTGAAGCTACGCAAAACCAACTACGACAGCTGGTTATGGATGCCCTTAGTGGCTCCAATATTGAGACACAGGACAGAGATGTTCGGCGGAGAACGGAATAAGACAAATGAATCGCAGGCGTGATGATGAGAACAGATACCAATAAGCCATATAGCTGTCCCAATTTATATACCACCATGGTCAGAAAGATCCACACACTGGGACTTGTTACCGAGCTGGCAAGGCCTCCGAACTTGAGGGTGAAACCGAGATGCCAGTCAGCTTGGCAAAACCTGGAGACCCACAGAGTCGTCGTTTTCCTCGCATGTCATTCAAGATGAGGATATGGACTTTGAGTGTCATCACAAGGGTGTGTGTGCTGTCCAATTCGTGTAGCTTTTGAAGGTTCGGTATCTTCGCCAAGACCAGCAAGTCTTCGAAAGATGATATGCACATCCCTTGTGATATCCAAGGAGAGGGAATAGCTCTTCTCTATTGTATTGTCATGATGATGCGTCTATCTTTTCGAATGTTCAAATCTAAAATATGTAAATACTTATGGTCACTCTCCCAGGCGCCGAATTACTGCTTCTACAGTATTCAAGCTCGGGGGAAACGCAAGTATTGAGAACTAGACGGCTTTTCATTTGCAAAAAGCACTTGAAATTCTTTCCAGATGCTCAACTTTTTCCCTCCTGAAGGATGCTGAGTACCTTTCAATATAAGGTTATGTGTAAAGAGTCGTCCACGGAAAACAAAACAATCTACTCCATATTCTGGACTACACACGTGATTGCGGCAGAGCAGCTTCCCCGCATCCGAAGACTACTGGAGGACAATACATTGAAGGACATTGCAGGCACAGGATCACGCACATCAATAACAGACCCAATTCTGCACACATCTCTGGGATACAGACCTTCCCTGAGGATTTCACTATGGATCCTGCACTGAATTCAGAtactcctccgccgccaccTCCGAGACCAAGCAGCCATGAAACAAGTCGCAGAGGCACACCGCAGCTCAATCAGTCCATACCAGGCACGCCGCAGCATCAATTTCGAGGGTATCACCAAGCCCAGGAAGGGGAGAACGGAGAAAACAGATATCAGTCCCCCTTGATGGCTGCAGAAGCGTTCCATgccaaca
The DNA window shown above is from Aspergillus fumigatus Af293 chromosome 1, whole genome shotgun sequence and carries:
- a CDS encoding tRNA ligase; the protein is MVQQDPQEVAHLVGALEASSKKNRSEGKRTFTCKKSTFAVAGSDNISVDSWRFMDWDYKRSNLPTYARGLFTSKRKDGTPEIVVRGYDKFFNVDEVPTTKWQNIETNTRGPYELSVKENGCIIFISGLEDGSLLVCSKHSTGVRQDTNLSHAQAGEKWVERHVASTGKSVKDLARELRRLNLTAVGELCDDSFEEHVLAYDPAAAGIYLHGLNFNVPQFATLPSSEVHNFADTWGFKKAKYLVYDDIHSVKKFLDHCAETGTWDGRETEGFVIRCQLGEGGGPYRDWFFKYKFEEPYLMYRQWRECTKAIIAGKFPNIRKHQKITEEYLHYARRQLSQNPKLGDLYKQNHGIISMREGFLKERGLKGSDIIAMEAGKPDEVTRDVILAPIASLGCGKTTLALALTKLFGWGHVQNDNIPKQKNKPKRFAFEIANLLADKPVVIADRNNHQRREREQLMEDILPGIPGARFVALHYVHEPKDVLLPSIREVTRKRVLERGDNHQTIRAGTKNSDEIVGIMEGFLKRFEGINREREPDSGFDHVIDLDVAASSRENLETVVNALHSFYPDLLRRVPTSQELDDAVTWAMTEYHVQLDLSYSYGSSKPRQNLNKNKGQNDGASTAAHAQPQEPTPSPEALAQKIEYFCISIPTAEVTTLLHSLFPPSTPPEKARLYHHLVNSRRVQPTFHVTLIHRASKTERVDIWDRYANQYIAKMKEQSQAQAHTASPVLTPTLAPARVRLERLIWDDRIMAFVARIMPPGDREQPDWPCANPIPHVTVGTASAEVKPKESNDLLRRWLEVGSGGDTGIWEAEIPGVKVVQGSVGMVMSRGKLLK
- a CDS encoding ankyrin repeat protein, coding for MTQPNPYILAAENPSALLTLLRSNPAIASCQDEHGYSLLHAAASYGHADLLRALVGEFNVDVNLLDEDGETCLFVTENADIAKCLVEELGVDYNKRNDEGLTAQETIESDGAFPDVAAYLAKVMGISPSAPAGSSLDALNAPPPLPPNIRVNLGTVSEEEASAGTDQVDPEFKRRIDELAAREDFHSEATQNQLRQLVMDALSGSNIETQDRDVRRRTE